In Borrelia turicatae 91E135, the following are encoded in one genomic region:
- the bdr gene encoding Bdr family repetitive protein — translation MGLAQPVVTQQMVIAELTKAGINRDIAIDLSYRYYRNELTYKDIEFLKENFDIKLEKVEALLQAEIQRVETTLKSDIKDLDNKFDTKFNELDNKINTVENNLNIKIEKVEALLQAEIKSVKTELDNKIDTKFNELDTKIDTVENNLNNKIDNVRSELKSDIKDLDNKIDNVRNEVSLVRKDMEINRMELDNKLDKTASEFKSTSRLHNWMFGTLITLNIGIFLALISLLVK, via the coding sequence ATGGGACTTGCTCAACCAGTAGTTACTCAACAAATGGTTATAGCAGAACTTACCAAGGCTGGTATTAATAGAGATATTGCTATTGATCTGTCTTACAGATATTATCGTAATGAACTGACTTATAAAGATATTGAATTCTTAAAAGAAAACTTTGATATAAAGCTTGAAAAAGTTGAAGCTCTTTTACAAGCTGAGATTCAAAGGGTTGAGACAACATTAAAATCCGATATTAAAGACCTGGATAATAAATTCGATACTAAATTCAATGAACTTGATAACAAGATTAATACTGTTGAGAATAATCTTAACATCAAGATTGAAAAAGTTGAAGCTCTTTTACAAGCTGAGATTAAATCTGTCAAGACTGAACTTGATAATAAAATAGATACTAAATTCAATGAACTCGATACCAAAATAGATACAGTTGAGAATAATCTTAATAATAAGATTGATAACGTTAGAAGTGAATTAAAATCCGATATTAAAGACCTGGATAATAAGATTGATAATGTTAGAAATGAGGTTTCTCTTGTTCGAAAAGATATGGAAATTAACAGAATGGAGCTTGATAATAAACTTGATAAAACTGCATCAGAATTTAAAAGTACATCAAGACTACATAATTGGATGTTTGGAACTCTAATTACCCTTAATATAGGAATATTTTTAGCATTAATATCATTATTAGTAAAGTAA